Proteins from a single region of Chryseobacterium sp. T16E-39:
- a CDS encoding glycoside hydrolase family 38 C-terminal domain-containing protein, with protein sequence MYNKYLLLLMSFLMTGNFVFSQKKTPYFGSIPTINGYAKEISGENIDYFSAFPDHATRALLTRTTDGAKAIEWETAPAPQKNNSPYVYFSWLVSHSSGSSGGIRHFDLYINDQKAVTLTTYPSNQHPDWISKATDSTAFVFHQTKMDGLKDSYGIAYLRVPSNKVTPGKPLRLKLVGQAQDSRDWFMTYKFTFQEKMDASPTPFILKDGKRLITLTTLHFGAEEKITAKINNNDSFSFVMPDGIKTFDIPVELAQEGGNVQLTVTSGKKELLRKTIEAGAIVPRTLYFIHHSHTDVGYSHLQSEVERIHTQNIYDALKMIGETQNLPEEARFKYNVEALWDVENFMRKATPEDKKSFVKAVKEGNIGLSAMYGNILTGLSQPEELYHYTEYAKKLEKEYGLKINSAMMSDVPGFAWSLVPALTSSGVKYFSSGPNYLGKTNPYLGDRVGNFVKNWGDKPVWWQSPSGKEKILFWTAGRGYSSWHGIHPGGVFENGQRKIAEYLDDLTKTNYPYDMVQWRYNIVSDNGPIDPSISKFVDEWNKKYTSPKIVLSTNEKMFEVFEKKYGNQIPVVKGDISPHWEDGAMSTAKEEGINRNSSLKLQQLTTLYSMLNPTQYDSQSFYEAWRNVILFHEHTWGAFNSITAPDLPFVKDQWQVKKQFSLDGSSLADKLETNLLQPITNPASKTIAVFNTSSWVRTGPVTIPVTTLGNAIQDAAGHQIPLQRLEDGAMVFIAKDIPPLGSASYTIVKAKPSSLKPFSVTNNSISNGKVTVTWDQKTGSITNFTDSSNINYAGSFNNQGLNSYWYVPGSDPKEAQSNTEVQVKVLENGPNMVKISLISEAPGAKKLERILTLFADSDEVGLENIVDKKPVRTKESVHFGFPFNAGFKNITVDAGYGIMKYLTDQLPGSNMDYWYSRRWVDASFGQKGMQWMVLEAPLIEASEMIDERMVIDNSHKKWKDNGTPGTTNWFSYAMNNYWHTNYKSDQEGPVHYRYALRPHGSFNSVENEKYAAAFTHPLIAIPVNDKNFSGGSLFRVSNDKIVVTSVTPQEDRSFIIRLYNPDEQEQSTTFAWEKLKPSQLIDVKTGKKITTNEKISLSGMEVIEIKIIP encoded by the coding sequence ATGTACAACAAGTATCTTCTTTTGCTGATGTCCTTTCTTATGACAGGCAATTTTGTGTTTAGCCAAAAAAAAACGCCCTATTTCGGTAGTATACCAACGATCAATGGTTATGCTAAAGAAATAAGTGGCGAGAATATTGATTATTTCTCAGCTTTCCCCGATCATGCAACGCGTGCTTTGCTCACCCGTACAACAGATGGCGCCAAAGCCATTGAGTGGGAAACGGCACCTGCTCCACAAAAAAACAATAGTCCATATGTCTATTTTAGCTGGCTGGTCTCCCATTCGTCAGGAAGCAGCGGAGGTATTCGTCACTTTGATTTATATATTAACGATCAAAAAGCGGTAACACTTACTACCTACCCTTCCAATCAACACCCGGACTGGATTTCCAAAGCGACAGATAGTACGGCATTCGTATTTCATCAGACCAAAATGGATGGGTTGAAAGATTCTTATGGTATTGCTTATCTCAGGGTTCCATCAAATAAAGTAACACCTGGAAAACCATTACGTCTGAAGCTTGTTGGGCAGGCACAGGATAGCAGGGATTGGTTCATGACTTATAAATTTACTTTTCAGGAGAAAATGGATGCTTCTCCTACCCCTTTTATCTTAAAAGATGGCAAGCGCCTTATTACATTGACCACCTTACATTTTGGTGCTGAGGAAAAAATTACGGCAAAAATAAATAACAACGATTCTTTTTCTTTTGTTATGCCGGATGGTATTAAAACTTTTGATATTCCTGTAGAACTAGCACAAGAAGGAGGAAATGTACAGCTAACGGTTACTTCCGGTAAAAAAGAACTTCTTCGTAAAACCATTGAAGCCGGAGCCATTGTTCCCCGAACGTTATATTTTATTCATCATTCTCATACCGATGTGGGATATTCCCATTTACAGTCAGAAGTTGAAAGGATCCATACCCAAAATATATACGATGCTCTGAAAATGATCGGGGAAACCCAAAATCTGCCGGAAGAAGCCCGTTTCAAATATAATGTCGAAGCATTATGGGATGTAGAAAATTTCATGCGAAAAGCAACTCCTGAGGATAAAAAATCATTTGTAAAAGCAGTGAAAGAAGGAAATATTGGCCTTTCGGCAATGTATGGTAATATCTTAACAGGGCTTAGTCAACCGGAGGAGCTTTACCATTATACAGAGTATGCAAAAAAGCTCGAAAAAGAATATGGATTAAAGATCAACAGCGCCATGATGTCAGACGTTCCGGGCTTTGCATGGTCTTTAGTACCGGCACTTACTTCTTCAGGTGTAAAATACTTTTCAAGTGGACCGAACTATCTGGGGAAAACCAATCCTTATTTAGGTGACCGTGTCGGAAACTTTGTAAAAAACTGGGGCGACAAACCTGTATGGTGGCAATCACCATCTGGTAAGGAAAAGATACTTTTCTGGACAGCCGGTAGAGGCTATTCTTCATGGCATGGTATTCATCCTGGAGGCGTATTTGAAAATGGACAGAGAAAAATAGCCGAATATCTCGATGATCTCACTAAAACCAATTATCCCTATGATATGGTACAGTGGCGATATAATATTGTTTCTGATAATGGTCCTATAGATCCTTCAATATCTAAGTTCGTAGATGAATGGAATAAAAAATATACTTCACCAAAAATTGTACTCAGTACCAATGAAAAAATGTTTGAAGTATTTGAAAAGAAATATGGTAATCAAATTCCAGTAGTAAAAGGAGATATCAGCCCACATTGGGAAGATGGAGCGATGTCCACTGCGAAAGAAGAAGGAATTAACAGAAATAGCAGTCTGAAACTACAACAACTGACGACCCTCTACTCGATGCTCAATCCTACCCAATATGACAGTCAAAGTTTTTATGAAGCATGGAGAAATGTGATCTTATTCCACGAGCATACGTGGGGTGCTTTTAACAGTATTACAGCTCCTGATCTTCCTTTCGTGAAAGACCAATGGCAGGTTAAAAAACAATTTTCTCTAGATGGTAGCTCCCTTGCAGACAAGCTGGAAACGAATTTATTACAACCTATAACCAATCCTGCATCCAAAACCATTGCAGTTTTCAATACCTCATCATGGGTTCGTACTGGTCCGGTGACCATTCCGGTAACAACATTGGGGAATGCTATTCAAGATGCTGCAGGTCATCAAATTCCTTTACAAAGACTTGAAGACGGAGCTATGGTGTTTATCGCAAAGGATATTCCGCCATTAGGATCAGCAAGCTATACCATTGTAAAAGCTAAACCGTCTTCTTTAAAACCTTTTTCTGTTACTAATAATAGTATTTCAAATGGAAAGGTTACTGTAACGTGGGATCAAAAGACAGGAAGCATTACAAACTTTACAGATAGCAGCAATATTAATTACGCAGGAAGTTTTAATAATCAAGGACTGAACAGTTATTGGTATGTTCCGGGTTCTGATCCAAAAGAGGCTCAATCCAATACTGAGGTACAAGTAAAAGTATTGGAAAATGGACCTAATATGGTCAAAATATCTTTGATATCAGAGGCTCCCGGTGCTAAAAAGCTGGAAAGGATTCTTACTTTATTTGCTGATAGCGATGAAGTAGGATTGGAAAATATTGTAGATAAAAAACCTGTTCGTACTAAGGAGTCGGTTCACTTTGGGTTTCCTTTTAATGCAGGGTTTAAAAATATTACGGTAGATGCCGGCTATGGTATTATGAAATATCTTACCGACCAACTTCCGGGCTCCAATATGGATTACTGGTATAGCCGCCGCTGGGTAGATGCTTCTTTCGGACAAAAAGGAATGCAATGGATGGTATTGGAAGCTCCACTAATTGAAGCCTCTGAGATGATAGATGAAAGAATGGTTATAGACAACAGTCATAAAAAATGGAAAGATAATGGGACTCCAGGAACCACCAATTGGTTCAGCTACGCAATGAATAATTATTGGCACACCAACTACAAATCAGATCAGGAAGGCCCTGTGCATTACCGTTACGCCTTACGTCCACATGGATCTTTTAATTCAGTGGAAAATGAGAAATATGCAGCTGCCTTTACACATCCTCTTATTGCAATACCAGTCAATGATAAAAATTTCTCTGGTGGAAGTCTTTTCAGAGTAAGTAATGATAAAATAGTTGTAACGAGTGTAACCCCACAAGAAGACCGTAGCTTCATCATAAGATTGTACAATCCCGATGAACAGGAACAGTCAACTACATTTGCCTGGGAAAAACTAAAACCATCACAGCTCATTGATGTAAAAACAGGTAAGAAGATTACAACTAACGAAAAAATTAGTTTATCTGGTATGGAGGTCATAGAAATCAAAATCATTCCGTAA
- a CDS encoding GntR family transcriptional regulator, with protein sequence MNIPTQDFTIDHNSKLPLHVQVEELFRKLIKIEAYKKGALLPKEVDLANLWGVSRNTIRQATNKLEHEGLIIRKKGVGTKVAEKKSLTTGLDHWYSFTREMQEKGIHVINQSLKTDSVQPNEELCNFFNCSTDKKVFRLSKLKGEESGDPIVYFESYFHPRIGVDKSDNFDLPLYSMLQENHGVVVHRSRENISACQAGTVIGKKLKVPATFPVLKRERFVYDINGKPVEYNIGYYRSDKFTYTIDINKSS encoded by the coding sequence ATGAACATACCAACTCAGGATTTCACTATAGATCATAACAGCAAACTTCCTTTACATGTACAGGTAGAAGAACTTTTCCGTAAGCTTATCAAGATTGAGGCTTATAAAAAAGGAGCATTATTACCGAAGGAAGTTGACTTGGCTAATCTTTGGGGAGTATCCCGGAATACCATCCGCCAAGCAACCAATAAGCTGGAGCATGAGGGATTGATTATCCGAAAAAAAGGAGTAGGAACAAAAGTCGCTGAAAAGAAAAGTCTGACAACAGGACTGGATCATTGGTACAGTTTTACAAGGGAAATGCAGGAGAAAGGAATTCATGTGATCAATCAATCCCTGAAGACAGATAGTGTACAGCCTAATGAAGAATTATGCAACTTTTTTAATTGCTCTACTGATAAGAAAGTATTTAGGCTTTCTAAATTAAAAGGAGAAGAATCGGGTGATCCGATCGTTTATTTTGAGAGTTACTTTCATCCAAGAATTGGTGTGGATAAAAGTGATAATTTTGATTTGCCATTATACAGCATGTTACAGGAAAACCATGGAGTTGTAGTCCATCGGTCCCGGGAAAATATCAGCGCCTGTCAGGCAGGAACTGTGATCGGAAAAAAACTGAAAGTCCCAGCTACTTTTCCGGTTCTGAAGCGTGAACGTTTTGTTTATGACATCAATGGAAAGCCCGTAGAATACAATATCGGTTACTACCGTTCAGACAAATTTACCTACACTATAGATATTAATAAATCTTCTTAG